A section of the Eublepharis macularius isolate TG4126 chromosome 1, MPM_Emac_v1.0, whole genome shotgun sequence genome encodes:
- the MLNR gene encoding motilin receptor, translated as MNCSNISSCAACRGQGAEWPTLPLCNKFICPLLPMHILIPVTAVCLALLVLGVAGNVLTVLVMGRCRELRNTTSLYLGSLAVSDLLLLLLVLPLDLYRLWRSRPWVLGTVLCSMWHWSGEACAYCSVLHLTALTAERYLAICFPLRAKVLVTRCRVKALLVVLWAVALLSAAPFLFLVGVQQVGNNSDDDSFSRECGPTAHARQSGLLSTMLWITTSYFVLPFLCLYVLYSFIIRELLHGKKTYLGGASHRSHRQTVRMLVVLVLAFVICWLPFHIGRIIYINSEDTRMMHFSQYFNIFALQLFYLSASINPILYNLISKKYRAAAYKLLMAMRAGERASTLIRETAGYTETTSSLRNGNVAYL; from the exons ATGAACTGCAGCAACATCAGCAGTTGTGCGGCATGCCGAGGACAGGGTGCAGAGTGGCCGACGCTTCCACTCTGCAACAAGTTCATCTGCCCGTTGCTGCCCATGCATATCCTGATCCCCGTAACAGCTGTGTGCCTGGCGCTGCTGGTGCTCGGTGTGGCAGGCAACGTTCTGACTGTGCTGGTGATGGGCCGCTGCCGAGAGCTCCGCAACACCACCAGCCTCTACCTGGGCAGCCTGGCTGTCTCTgacttgctgctgttgctgcttgtGCTGCCTCTTGACTTGTACCGTCTGTGGCGCTCACGGCCGTGGGTGCTGGGCACGGTGCTCTGCAGCATGTGGCACTGGTCGGGTGAGGCTTGCGCTTACTGCTCCGTCCTGCACTTAACGGCTCTCACAGCGGAGCGCTACCTTGCCATCTGTTTCCCGCTGCGAGCCAAAGTGTTGGTGACCCGATGCCGTGTCAAGGCACTGCTGGTGGTGCTCTGGGCAGTGGCACTCCTCTCTGCGGCACCTTTTCTCTTCCTGGTAGGCGTCCAGCAGGTGGGCAACAACTCCGATGATGATAGCTTCAGCCGTGAGTGCGGTCCCACGGCACACGCCCGTCAGTCAGGGTTGCTGAGTACCATGCTCTGGATCACCACAAGCTACTTCgtgctgcccttcctctgccTCTATGTCCTCTATAGTTTCATTATCAGGGAGCTTCTGCATGGGAAGAAGACATACCTTGGCGGAGCATCACATCGGAGCCACCGGCAGACAGTGCGCATGCTGG TTGTGCTGGTTCTGGCTTTCGTCATTTGCTGGCTGCCCTTCCACATCGGCAGAATCATATACATCAACTCTGAGGATACCAGGATGATGCATTTCTcccaatatttcaatatttttgCACTGCAACTTTTCTACTTGAGCGCATCTATCAACCCAATCCTTTACAATCTCATCTCCAAGAAGTACAGGGCGGCAGCTTATAAGCTCTTGATGGCCATGAGAGCTGGAGAAAGGGCTTCTACTCTTATCAGAGAAACTGCTGGCTACACAGAGACTACCAGCAGCCTAAGAAATGGGAATGTTGCCTATTTGTGA